A stretch of DNA from Mycolicibacterium celeriflavum:
GCCGTCGGCGTCGGGCAGGCTGAACGCAGAGGCTTTGTCGCCTACCTCGAGTCGCGGAGTCTGTGGCACGCGCGGGCATCCCTTCTGTCGACCGGTGCGCTGCAGCGAGCGCGGGCTGCTCTAGGGTAGATCGGCAGGCTTCATCTCAGAAGCTGCGACTTGGACGGCTTGGAGGCGCACGTGGCGGACCGCGATCCCGAGACCATCAAGCGGGATATCGATCAGGCTCGGGAGCAGCTCGCGACAACTGTGGACACGCTCGCCGAGCGGGCCAACCCCAGCCGGTTGGCCGACGACGTCAAGTCCGCGGTGGTGCGGTTCGTCACTAAACCGGCGGTGGCGATCTCGCTCACTGGCGTAGGAGCACTCGCGGTCGTGCTTGTGGTGCGTCGGATCCGGCAGCGCTGAGCGCAACAGCATCAGCGACGTCGCGCCGAGCGGAACCAGTCGACGACGGAAAAACCGGGGGGATTGGCGACCCGGCCGAGTCGGTTGCACGTATACACCGCGACCGGGACTTGCGCAGTTAATTCGTCGGGCGCATCCGCATCCGCGGCACCGATTCCGAAAGAACCGCCTAGCTGGGACATCAGCTAAGTACCCGTTTCCTTCCGATCTCCGCCCGTCGGGGGGCGTCTGGCCGATCAGCTAACTCGACTGTAACAGAGGTATCTGCCTTCATGCAGTTTGAACGGCGAATTACAGGGGAAAGTGAGCTGTTCCGCAACGCCAGCACGCCCAGGTCCGCCTCTCCGTCAACGGACGAATGTCGATCTCAGCACACTTGTCGGCGGCTAGGGCGTCAGTAGCGCAAATAATTTACGCGCGGGTCATCGGCAACCAGCCGGTCGGGTGCAGGATGGCGATACGGACTCGGAGAACGAAGCGCGACCGAGACGAGGCCACGGTCGCGTCGAGATGAAACTGAGTGCGCCGTCAGGGTTTCGAACCCCGGACCCGCTGATTCTCCGTCAGCGGGTCTGGTCCATTCCGGATGAATCCTGTCGGGAGGACACTCCGCTGGTGGGCTCCGGTTTAAGGTCCTGATTGGCGGGGGACGGCTCCGGTCGCTTCCGGTTGTGTCGTTGCCATTTGCGTCGCATAAGCGTCACCTGCCCTTATCCGGACCAGCGAATTTGCTGGCTGCGTCTACGCTGGACAAACGTGGATACACCTGAACTGGCCATCGTGCGGGTTGACCTCTGCACCGGCTGGCTTCGTCCATGGCCTGCAGTGGGCGATGGATTACCTCCAGACAGGTGAAATGGAAACTTTCCGCATGGCTGCGGACGGCTTCGCGGCGGCGGTCGGGATGGCCGAATGCGCGGTGGTGCTGTACGAGGCGCAAGCCCAGCGGCGAGGCGTGCCCACCAGTCGGCGACAGCACTATCCCCACAGCCTTGAGCCAACGATCACGAAGTGGTCGGCGCTGTATGCCCCCGGCTAGGTCTCTTGTCGTCGACGCTTGGCTGGTCGGAGTCCAATAACAATCGCGTGGCCGACTCGTGGTAGTAGGTGCGGCGTCGCGACTGTTCAGGAGTCAAATTCGCCGGATCCATGTTTGCCGACCCTAGTGGTGGCGCTGGTATTGCATCCGCTTAGATGTCAACACCAAGCGCAATCAAGCGTTTGCCGAAATCGTCTTAGCTGTCGCAGCCCTCAACTAACATCCGCGCCGTGTCGACTTTCGATGCCCTGTTCGACCGCTTGGATCCCGACCCGAGGATTCGGGGTAAGCAGTTCGAGCACGTCTGCAAATGGTTCCTGACGAACGACCCGCTCTACAAGCAACGACTGCGGCGTGTGTGGTTGTGGAAGGAGTGGCCCGACCGTCCAGGGGACATCGAGGCGGGTATCGACTTGGTGGCCGAGGATGCCGATGGACACCTGTGGGCAGTGCAGGCGAAGGCTTACGCAGAAGACAAGCCCATCCCCAAAGCTGAGTTGAACAAGTTCCTATCGGAGTCCAACACCAAGCAGTTCTCTCAGCGGCTGCTGATCTCAACGACCACGGGCGGCCTACACGAACTCGCACAGCGCGCTGTGGACGCACAGGAGAAACCGGTCACCGCGTTGGATCTGACAGACCTGCGAGCATCCGACGGGTACCTGGACTGGCCGGAGTCCCCGGACAAGCTGCGCCCGTCGCGGCCGCCGAAACCTGCCGCGCCGCATGACTACCAGCGCGATGCTATCCGGGACGTGGTGAAGGGCTTCAAGATCTCCGAGCGCGGCCAACTCATCATGGCCTGCGGCACCGGAAAGACGCTCACCTCCCTGTTCATCAGGGAGAAGCTCGGGGCCGAGCGAGTCTTGGTCCTGGTACCTTCGCTGTCACTCCTGAAGCAGACGCTGCGTGTGTGGATGGTCAACCGCCGCACCGACTTCGACATCTTGCCTGTCTGCTCGGATGTCACCGTGTCCCGCGACGAGGACGCCATCGTGGCGCATACATCCGACCTCGGGGTGCCCGTCACCACCGACCCAGAGGACATCGCCCGGTTTCTCCGTCGACGCGGTCCCCGCGTGGTGTTTGGAACCTACCAGTCCTCGCCGCAGGTGGCCGCCGCCTTCGCCATGGGCGGGGTGCCCACGATTGATCTGGTGTTGGCCGACGAGGCGCACCGGTGCGCGGGGCCTGTGTCGTCAGACTTCGCCACGGTGCTCGACGGCTCCCGAATCAAGGCCCGGCGGCGGCTGTTCATGACGGCTACGCCGCGCTACTTCACGGGCCGGGTGCTCAAGGCCGCCCAGGAAGCGGAGTACGAGTACGCATCTATGGATGACGAGGCCACCTTCGGTCCTGTGTTGCACAAGCTTGGTTTCGGTGCAGCCATCGAACGCCGCCTCCTGACCGACTACCAGGTGTCCATCGTCGGCGTGGACGACGCGACCTACCGGGAGTGGGCAGAGAGGGGCACTCTCGTCCGCATTGATGAGAGCAAGGTTACCGACGCCGCTACCCTGGCCGGGCAGATCGGCCTAGCCAAGGCGATGCGGAAATATGGCTTACGGCGCACCATCTCGTTCCATTCACGGGTGAAGCGGGCGAAGGAGTTCGCGGCCACGCTCCCAGAGGTGGTGGAGTGGATGCCCGCCGGGCAGCGCCCCAAGGGTAAGCCGTGGTGCGCGTACACGTCGGGCGAGATGAATGCTGGCGTGCGGGGGCGGCTCATCCAGCAACTCGGAGCCATCGGCGACGGAGAGTACGGGCTGCTCACCAACGCCCGCTGCCTGGCCGAGGGAGTGGACGTGCCGACGCTCGACGGGGTGGCCTTCATCGACCCCCGCCGTTCCGAGGTGGACATCGTGCAGGCGGTGGGGCGCGCAATCCGCAAGTCCGACGAAAAAAAGGTCGGCACCATCGTTATCCCGGTCTTCGTCGATACCGAGGCCGACCCCGAAGTGGCCCTGGACAGTTCGGTCTTCAAGCCGGTGTGGGACGTGGTGCGGGCCCTCCGCGCGCACGACGACGAGTTGGGCCGCCAGCTTGATGAGCTACGCCGCGAACTCGGGCGCAAGGGCGGAAGGCCGCGGCTGCCGGACAAGATTCACGTCGATCTCCCCAACGCGATAGGGCGCGACTTCTCCAACGCATTTGACGCCCGCCTGGTCGAAGAAACCAGCGCCCCCTGGGAGTTCTGGTACGGGCTGTTGGAGCAGTTCACCAATGAGCACGGCCATGCACGAGTACCGCGGGGATACTCGTCCGACGGCTACAAACTTGATAACTGGGTCACCAATCAGCGCGCCTTCAGACGCCGAGGAGTTCTTTCCGAGGAACGTCAGCAGCGTCTGGAGCAGCTGCCGGGTTGGGCGTGGGATCCCCACGACGAACAGTGGGAACAGACATTCAGAAGTCTTCGGGAGTTCGTAGCAGCCAACGGACATGCTCGGGTGTCGCGGTCGCACGATCAACTTGGCGCGTGGGTCCAAGCCCAGCGGCAGAAGTTCGCCAAGGGAACGCTTGAAAGCGATCGACAGCGGCGACTGGAATCCCTCGCCGGCTGGACGTGGGATCCCCATGACTATCAGTGGGAGACGGGGTTTGCACTCCTCGTGAAATACGTTCGGGCCCATCGGAATGCCCGAGTGCCGCGCTCCTACAGGGTTGATGATTTCAATTTGGGCTGGTGGGTTTCGACGCAGCGTCAGAAGTTCGGCAAGGGATCGCTTGACGGCGACAGACGACGCCGACTGGAAGCTATCGCTGGTTGGAGTTGGGATCCCTTCGTGGAGCAATGGGAGGAGGGATTCGCCCATCTGGCGGACTACGTCGGCGTCCACGGGAACGCACGAGTTCCAAGCGGTGGAACTTATGAAGGATTCCCGCTCGGCCGCTGGGTTAGCCGACAACGTGTCGCGCACAGTAAGGGTGAGCTGAGCACCGATCGCACCGCGCGGCTGGAGAGCCTGTCCGGTTGGGCCTGGGACGACATCGCGGCGCGTTGGGAGGAAGGGTTCAACCACCTCCTCGCCTACGTCGCCGAACGTGGAAGCGCGCGGGTGCCCTTCAGCTACCGAAGTCCGGATGGCCTGCGTCTCGGTCAGTGGATCAACGTTCAACGAAACGCCTATGCCGCAGGCACGTTGACCGATGACCGGCGTGAACGGCTGGAACAACTCAAAGGGTGGAGTTGGAACACACGGCTCCAATTATGGGAAGACGGGTATGCCGCACTACGCCGCTACGTCGATGAGTTCGGCGACGCCCGAGTGCAGTACCAGTGCGTCTATAAGGGATTCAAACTTGGCATCTGGGTGACGACACAGAGGCGCGCCTACACGACCGGGAAGCTGGAACGAGAACGCCAAGAGCGCCTTTCGCAACTTCCGGGATGGATGTGGGATGTCAAGGACGAGCAATGGGAGGACGGGTTCGCGCACCTCGTCGAGTTTGGCGAGCGAACCGGAACCGCGCGGATGCCGGTCAAGTACATCGACGAATCCGGATTCGCGCTGGGGGCTTGGACAAACTCTCAGCGGCAGCTCGGAAATAGAGGCGATCTCGATCCCGCCCGTGTGAAGCGTCTTGAAGCACTGCCCGGCTGGTCTTGGCACATGAAGAACGATGCCTGGGATGAGAAGTTCTCCCTCCTGATGGAATATGCCTCAGAGCACGGGAACGTGAACGTGCCGAGCGCGTATGTGTTTAGGGGCGTCGCTCTAGGTAGTTGGGCGGCTGTCCAACGCAGCGCCGCCGCTGCCGGGCGGCTGGATCCCGCCCGATACCGCCGACTCGACGCTCTTCCAGGCTGGGTGTGGGACACGTTTGACGCCCGCTGGGAGGACGGCTTTGCCAAACTGTTGAAATATGTTGAATGCGAGGGCACCCCGTTTGTGCCGCAGTCCTGCCAGCTGGACGGGTTCGCCCTGGGCGGTTGGGTGAGTGCTCAAAGAAGTAAGAATGCGGCTGGAGAACTCTCCGAAGACCGCAAGCGGCGGCTGGAGGCGCTGCCCGGATGGATGTGGGATGTCAAAGGAGAGCAGTGGGAGGCAGCTTTTGCGCTGCTCCAGCGGTACGCCAAAGCAGAGGGAAATCCAGACGTTCCGGGCGGCTGTGTTTTTGCGGGTTATAAGCTCGGGGACTGGGTAGAGCGCCAGCGGCGCGCATACGCCAAAGGCGATCTCAGCACCGGCCGCGTGCGACGCCTGGAGGCAGTCAAGGGATGGCAGTGGAACCCTAAGGCTGACCAATGGGAGCGGGGGTTTTCGGAGTTGCTGACATTCGTCGCTGAACGCGGGCACGCATTAGTGCCCGGCGCACACAAGGTCGGAAGTTATCGGCTCGGAGGCTGGGTTCTGACTCAACGCGTTGCGTTCGCCGACGGAACCATTGACCCGGAGCGGAAGCGCCGTCTGGAGGAAGTTCCGGGCTGGTCATGGAACCCTCACACGGACAGTTGGGAAAGGGCGTTCGGGCTGCTTGAGCAGTACGCCGCCGAACACGGCAACGCACGACCCCCCGACTCGTACAGGGTTGACAACTTCGGACTGGGCGCATGGGTCGGTATCCAACGAGGGGCGCAGAGGAAGGGGAAGCTCACCGCAGAACGAGTCCGCAGGCTCGAGCGCCTTCCCGGCTGGGTGTGGGATCACCGTGCAGCGAACTGGGAGGAGGGCATGGAGAAACTCCTTCAATTCGTAAAAAGCCAGGGGCACTGTTTCGTTCCTCAACGTGTCCCGTTCGACGGTTACCCACTCGGCACCTGGGTCGCCCGCCAGCGACGTGACTACGCTAGGGGCAGCCTCGATTTGGAACGGCAACGCCGTCTTGATGAGGTGCCGGGATGGACGTGGAACCCTCACGCCGAGAAGTGGGGCGTACCAGTTAGTTGAGAAGTATTCGCTGGAACATGGCCACGCCCGTGTTCCGGATGCCTACAGCGTGAACGGTTTCCGGCTAGGTTCCTGGGTGGGCATCCAACGCGCCGCTTATCGCAACGGCACGCTCACTCCTGACCGGAAACGGCGGCTTCAGCAGCTTCCCGGCTGGGTTTGGCAAGCGAAATAGGAGTTTGCCCAGTGTGAGCCCCTCGGCCTGTCTCAATTCTTTACTTGTGAGACAGGCGGAGTGAGAGTGTCTGCTGCAGCAGAAGGCCCAAGTCGTCATCTCACAAGAGTTGCCTCAAAACGTGGGTCTCAGATATTGCACCGTGATAGTCAGGCGGTGTCGCGCTTGTTTTGTGCGAATTGCTTTCGTTCCCAATCGATCACGTCGCTTAGCCGGTAGCGAACGTGCCGACCAAACTTGGCGTAGCGCGGCTGACCGCGCTCACTGAAATTCCCCACTGACGCTCATCGAAATTCCCCACCCGTGTGGCTCCGCCGAGAAGGGCGGGCCTCCTTGGAAGCTGCTGGTGTCTGACGCCTGCAGCCGTGTCGAAGGAGGCCCGCTTTCTCATGCTCACATGGGAGGACGATGTGGAAGTACATGCCCTGCGCCGCCGTGGTTGGTCGATCTCGGCGATCGCCCGCCACACCGGGTTCGACCGCAAGACGGTCCGCAAGTACCTCAACGGCGACGGCGAGCCCGGAGTGCGGGTCCGCCCCGGTCCTGATCCCTTCGACCCGTTCGTCGACTACGTCACCGCACGGTTGGCCGAGGACCCGCACCTGTGGGCCCGAACCCTGTACGACGAACTCGAAGAGCTGGGCTTTGGGCTGTCGTATCAGAGCCTGACCCGCAATATCCGCACCCGCAATCTGCGCCCGGTCTGTGAGGCCTGCCGAACCGCGACCGAACGACCCAACGCCGTTATCGCACATCCTGCCGGGGAGGAAACCCAGTGGGACTGGCTGGAATTGCCGAATCCACCTGAAATTTGGGGCTGGGGCAAGACCGCGCACCTGCTGGTCGGTTCGTTGGCCCATTCGGGCAAGTGGCGAGCGGCGTTGTCGCCGTCACAAGATCAGCCGCACCTGGTCGCCGGTCTTGACCGCGTGACCCGCGGACTCGGCGGGCTGACTCGGGTGTGGCGGTTCGACCGGATGGCCACGGTCTGCGACCCCGGCAGCGGCCGGGTGACCGCCTCGTTCGCCGGGGTGGCCAAGCACTACGGGGTCGCGGTGGCGATCTGCCCAGCCCGGCGTGGCAACCGCAAAGGCGTGGTGGAGAAGGTTAACCACACCGCCGCCCAGCGCTGGTGGCGCACCCTGGCCGACGACCTGACCGTCGAGGCGGCCCAAGCCAGCGTGGACCGCTTCGCCCGGGTACGCGGCGACACCCGCATCCGCGCCACCGCCGACGGCCGCTCATCGGTGGCCACTGTCGCCAAAACCGAACCGCTGCAGCCATTACCGATCGCGCCGTATCCGGTGATCGTCTCCGAGACCCGCACAGCGTCTCGGCAGGCGTTGGTGTCTTACCGCGGCAACCGCTACTCAGTGCCACCGGAGCTGGCTGCCGCCACGGTGGTCGTCTCACATCCGGTCGGTGGCCAATTCTGCGACATCGCCACGACCAGCGGAATCGTCGTCGCACGTCATCGGATGGCCGCGGACGGACTCGGGGTCATGGTTCGTGACAGTGGCCATGTCATCGCCCTCGACGCCGCCGCGATGACCACGGCAGCCACGGGACGCCCGCATCGGCGCAAGGAACGCATCCCACCCGGACCAGCGGCCAAAGCCGCTGCAGCACAACTACTCCAGCTGCGCGACAGCACAACAGTTGCCGCCGAACCCTCCGACCAGTCCACCGATTCCACTGTCGTCGACTTATCCGCCTATGAGCGGGCCGCCCAGAACAGGACCCTCCAATGACTCCGACCCCACGCACCCCCAAGACCACCACCACTGCCGAGTCTCCGTCGGCGGCGGCTTCCCGGTACCAGCAGCTGCGTTCGCATCTGGCCGGACTCAAACTGCATGCTGCCGCCGAAGCCTTGCCCGCCGTGCTCGACCAAGCCAGCGCCGAGAACCTGTCCCTGACCGTCGCGCTGGAGCGGTTGTTGGCAGTGGAGGTCGACGCCACCGCGGCCCGGCGATTGGCCGGCCGGTTGCGCTTCGCCTGCCTGCCCACCCCGGCCACCCTGGCCGATTTCGACGTCGACGCCGCCTCCGGCATCGACCGCAATCTCATCGATGAACTGGGCACCTGCCGCTACCTCGAATCCGCAACCAACATCCTGCTCGTCGGCCCGCCGGGAACAGGAAAAACGCACTTATCGGTCGGGCTGGCCCGAGCAGCCGCACACGCCGGCTATCGCACGTACTTCACCACCGCAGCCGACCTGGCCGCCCGCTGTCACCGCGCGGCCATCGAGGGACGCTGGGCCACCACCATGCGTTTCTACGCCGGACCCACGCTGTTGGTGATCGACGAACTCGGATATCTGCCCTTACCAGCAGAAGCCGCATCAGCCTTGTTTCAGGTTGTCTCGCAACGCTATTTGAAAACTAGCATCGTCATCACCACCAACCGCGGCGTCGGCGCCTGGGGCGACATCCTCGGTGACACCACCGTCGCCGCCGCCATGCTCGACCGACTCCTACACCGCTCAGTCGTGATCAACCTCGACGGCGAGTCCTACCGACTACGCGATCACCACGCCGCCGCCGAAACCCTACGCAGAACCACTACCGGCACCCGCCAACCACTACACTGACCGCTGCTCACAGGTGGGGAATTTCAGCAAGCACACCTGGGGACTTTCGACGAGCGCGGTCACGGCCCAGTGCCTTTCGATGCCCACTCGGCGGGTGTCTTTACGGGCACCCCGTAGCGATCGGCAAGTTCTTGGCGTGTGATCCACTTGTCGTCGGTGTATTCCTCCATGGCGGTTACTTTCCTTCGGTCCGCCCCAGTGTGGACGGAGTAGATAAACCGTAAGTCGGCGTGGTGATACCGCTGACCGGTTTTTGGGAGACGGCGAGACCCACTCTTGGCTCCAGCCGCTGTTGACGGTTCCCGTCCGAACACCCATATCCGCACTCCACACAACTCACCTCATTCTTGCCATTGCCTCCTTCCCGTCACTTCTCGCCAAATCTCCTCATTCCCTTATTATTACGCCAACCTCCCAACACGTCCGCCACCACAATTTCTGCACGGCACATTTGCACAAGGGTGCGAGAATGGTTGTGGCACAGCAAGTGCCACAAACCATGGCCGCCGGATCCGGTGCGCCGCAGTCACCCTGGGCAGGCGCGACGTTGTTGACGATCTCCAAGCTCAAGCGGTGGTCGATCAACTACTACATCGACACCGCCCAGACTACAGAAAAGGCCACCCGCGACCTCGTGCAGGCAGGTGGCGGGTTGGGGGAGTACTACTCCGAACACGAAACCCGCACCCCGACATGGCTCTTGGCCGGCGACACGCGCAGTGTCGCGACACTGGTCGGCCTGAGCGATGTTCGGCGCGCCGGGGGAGAAGCCGACCCGAAGGTGGTGGCCCGCTGGCTTGACGACGGTGTGGCACCCAATGGGGCGCAGGCCCGGACGTTCGGGCAGCGCGGGGTGCACGGGTTTGATTTGATGTTCGCCGCCCCCAAGAGCGTCTCGCTGGTGCGGGCCTTACGTGCCGATGATGTTGACGGCAAAGCGATCACCGACGCCCACACCACCGCACTATCAGAGGCGATGGAATACCTGGCAGCCCATGCCGGCTACACCCGGGTGCATAACCCGAACACCGGGGAGAAGGATCTAGTGCGCCTGCCCGGGTTGGCGGCGATCGCCTACCAGCACGAAACCTCCCGCTGCGGGGATCCGCACCTGCACACCCATGTCATCGTGCCCAACCGCCAAGCGCGTGCCGACGGCGCCATGGTGTCCATCGACGGCACGTCGCTGTATCACGAAGCCAAAGCCGCCGGTGGCCTCTATCAGGCCACCCTGCGCCGCGAACTACACCGATCGCTCGGCATGGAGTGGGCGCCGGTGGATCCGTCGACCGGGATGGCCGAGATCGCCGGCGTGGGTAGAGACTCCATCACCGCGTGGTCGCGGCGCTCCACCCAACTCCGCGAGTGGGCCGCCCACCATCTGAACGTGATCGACATGCC
This window harbors:
- the mobF gene encoding MobF family relaxase is translated as MVVAQQVPQTMAAGSGAPQSPWAGATLLTISKLKRWSINYYIDTAQTTEKATRDLVQAGGGLGEYYSEHETRTPTWLLAGDTRSVATLVGLSDVRRAGGEADPKVVARWLDDGVAPNGAQARTFGQRGVHGFDLMFAAPKSVSLVRALRADDVDGKAITDAHTTALSEAMEYLAAHAGYTRVHNPNTGEKDLVRLPGLAAIAYQHETSRCGDPHLHTHVIVPNRQARADGAMVSIDGTSLYHEAKAAGGLYQATLRRELHRSLGMEWAPVDPSTGMAEIAGVGRDSITAWSRRSTQLREWAAHHLNVIDMPLTAAQLAAAQKASRPAKPEELAWAQLVAQWRGDERGLQLDRAFFDRARAARRAAARTPFDRARILAAAERIDKAAFTRADLVEIVGAQVPVDSERTPVSWSKPPSTRSVCA
- a CDS encoding DEAD/DEAH box helicase, with translation MSTFDALFDRLDPDPRIRGKQFEHVCKWFLTNDPLYKQRLRRVWLWKEWPDRPGDIEAGIDLVAEDADGHLWAVQAKAYAEDKPIPKAELNKFLSESNTKQFSQRLLISTTTGGLHELAQRAVDAQEKPVTALDLTDLRASDGYLDWPESPDKLRPSRPPKPAAPHDYQRDAIRDVVKGFKISERGQLIMACGTGKTLTSLFIREKLGAERVLVLVPSLSLLKQTLRVWMVNRRTDFDILPVCSDVTVSRDEDAIVAHTSDLGVPVTTDPEDIARFLRRRGPRVVFGTYQSSPQVAAAFAMGGVPTIDLVLADEAHRCAGPVSSDFATVLDGSRIKARRRLFMTATPRYFTGRVLKAAQEAEYEYASMDDEATFGPVLHKLGFGAAIERRLLTDYQVSIVGVDDATYREWAERGTLVRIDESKVTDAATLAGQIGLAKAMRKYGLRRTISFHSRVKRAKEFAATLPEVVEWMPAGQRPKGKPWCAYTSGEMNAGVRGRLIQQLGAIGDGEYGLLTNARCLAEGVDVPTLDGVAFIDPRRSEVDIVQAVGRAIRKSDEKKVGTIVIPVFVDTEADPEVALDSSVFKPVWDVVRALRAHDDELGRQLDELRRELGRKGGRPRLPDKIHVDLPNAIGRDFSNAFDARLVEETSAPWEFWYGLLEQFTNEHGHARVPRGYSSDGYKLDNWVTNQRAFRRRGVLSEERQQRLEQLPGWAWDPHDEQWEQTFRSLREFVAANGHARVSRSHDQLGAWVQAQRQKFAKGTLESDRQRRLESLAGWTWDPHDYQWETGFALLVKYVRAHRNARVPRSYRVDDFNLGWWVSTQRQKFGKGSLDGDRRRRLEAIAGWSWDPFVEQWEEGFAHLADYVGVHGNARVPSGGTYEGFPLGRWVSRQRVAHSKGELSTDRTARLESLSGWAWDDIAARWEEGFNHLLAYVAERGSARVPFSYRSPDGLRLGQWINVQRNAYAAGTLTDDRRERLEQLKGWSWNTRLQLWEDGYAALRRYVDEFGDARVQYQCVYKGFKLGIWVTTQRRAYTTGKLERERQERLSQLPGWMWDVKDEQWEDGFAHLVEFGERTGTARMPVKYIDESGFALGAWTNSQRQLGNRGDLDPARVKRLEALPGWSWHMKNDAWDEKFSLLMEYASEHGNVNVPSAYVFRGVALGSWAAVQRSAAAAGRLDPARYRRLDALPGWVWDTFDARWEDGFAKLLKYVECEGTPFVPQSCQLDGFALGGWVSAQRSKNAAGELSEDRKRRLEALPGWMWDVKGEQWEAAFALLQRYAKAEGNPDVPGGCVFAGYKLGDWVERQRRAYAKGDLSTGRVRRLEAVKGWQWNPKADQWERGFSELLTFVAERGHALVPGAHKVGSYRLGGWVLTQRVAFADGTIDPERKRRLEEVPGWSWNPHTDSWERAFGLLEQYAAEHGNARPPDSYRVDNFGLGAWVGIQRGAQRKGKLTAERVRRLERLPGWVWDHRAANWEEGMEKLLQFVKSQGHCFVPQRVPFDGYPLGTWVARQRRDYARGSLDLERQRRLDEVPGWTWNPHAEKWGVPVS
- a CDS encoding Mu transposase domain-containing protein, which codes for MLTWEDDVEVHALRRRGWSISAIARHTGFDRKTVRKYLNGDGEPGVRVRPGPDPFDPFVDYVTARLAEDPHLWARTLYDELEELGFGLSYQSLTRNIRTRNLRPVCEACRTATERPNAVIAHPAGEETQWDWLELPNPPEIWGWGKTAHLLVGSLAHSGKWRAALSPSQDQPHLVAGLDRVTRGLGGLTRVWRFDRMATVCDPGSGRVTASFAGVAKHYGVAVAICPARRGNRKGVVEKVNHTAAQRWWRTLADDLTVEAAQASVDRFARVRGDTRIRATADGRSSVATVAKTEPLQPLPIAPYPVIVSETRTASRQALVSYRGNRYSVPPELAAATVVVSHPVGGQFCDIATTSGIVVARHRMAADGLGVMVRDSGHVIALDAAAMTTAATGRPHRRKERIPPGPAAKAAAAQLLQLRDSTTVAAEPSDQSTDSTVVDLSAYERAAQNRTLQ
- a CDS encoding DUF3618 domain-containing protein: MADRDPETIKRDIDQAREQLATTVDTLAERANPSRLADDVKSAVVRFVTKPAVAISLTGVGALAVVLVVRRIRQR
- a CDS encoding helicase associated domain-containing protein, with amino-acid sequence MRCRDGRGTLTPRSGAYQLVEKYSLEHGHARVPDAYSVNGFRLGSWVGIQRAAYRNGTLTPDRKRRLQQLPGWVWQAK
- the istB gene encoding IS21-like element helper ATPase IstB codes for the protein MTPTPRTPKTTTTAESPSAAASRYQQLRSHLAGLKLHAAAEALPAVLDQASAENLSLTVALERLLAVEVDATAARRLAGRLRFACLPTPATLADFDVDAASGIDRNLIDELGTCRYLESATNILLVGPPGTGKTHLSVGLARAAAHAGYRTYFTTAADLAARCHRAAIEGRWATTMRFYAGPTLLVIDELGYLPLPAEAASALFQVVSQRYLKTSIVITTNRGVGAWGDILGDTTVAAAMLDRLLHRSVVINLDGESYRLRDHHAAAETLRRTTTGTRQPLH